A DNA window from Mesorhizobium sp. C432A contains the following coding sequences:
- a CDS encoding thioredoxin family protein, translating to MTKHVAMKTPPVVSRQEWEAEREKMLVKEKATMRARDALSAERRRMPWMEVDKAYVFEGPNGKASLLDLFEGRRQLIVYRAFYEPGVHGWPEHACRGCSLGADQVGHLAHLNARNTTLAYASRAPQADIASLKQRMGWEMPWYTITDSFDKDFGVDEWHGHNVFIQDGKKVYRTYFINNRGDEQMGTVWSYLDATPLGRQEIWEDSPEGYPQTELYSWWNWHDNYDAAPDKTWEEVSAAGEAAFRNKDGK from the coding sequence ATGACCAAGCACGTGGCAATGAAGACCCCACCGGTCGTTTCAAGGCAAGAATGGGAAGCCGAGCGCGAAAAGATGCTGGTGAAGGAAAAGGCAACGATGCGCGCCAGGGACGCGCTGTCGGCCGAGCGCCGGCGCATGCCATGGATGGAAGTAGACAAGGCCTATGTGTTTGAAGGTCCCAACGGCAAAGCGAGCCTGCTCGATTTGTTCGAGGGCCGGCGCCAGTTGATCGTCTACCGCGCCTTCTACGAACCCGGCGTCCACGGCTGGCCCGAACATGCCTGCCGCGGCTGTTCGCTCGGCGCCGACCAGGTCGGCCATCTCGCCCATCTCAACGCCCGCAACACCACGCTTGCCTATGCCTCCCGCGCGCCGCAGGCCGACATTGCCAGCTTGAAGCAGCGGATGGGTTGGGAGATGCCCTGGTACACAATCACCGACAGTTTTGACAAGGATTTCGGCGTCGACGAATGGCACGGCCACAACGTGTTCATCCAGGACGGCAAGAAAGTGTATCGCACCTACTTCATCAACAACCGCGGCGACGAGCAGATGGGCACGGTCTGGAGCTACCTCGACGCAACGCCGCTCGGCCGCCAGGAAATCTGGGAGGATTCGCCCGAAGGCTATCCGCAGACCGAGCTCTACAGCTGGTGGAACTGGCACGACAATTACGACGCCGCACCCGACAAGACGTGGGAGGAAGTGTCGGCGGCCGGCGAAGCCGCGTTCCGCAACAAGGACGGCAAGTAA
- a CDS encoding NAD(P)-dependent alcohol dehydrogenase: MKLVRLRAPGGLDKLDLVEEDQPRPGPGEMLVRIRACALNMRDDFAVQGKVPLADGRVPLSDGAGEVIAIGDGVDTFKPGDSVVSVFYPWWLAGDMRSDTSRDIPGDSFDGFASEYVCMPAHAFTRAPAGYTHLEAATLTCTGVTAWRGLVTCGKVKPGDTVLILGTGSVSLFALQFAKAAGARVIATSSDEGKLEKLRRLGADSVINYKAVPQWGGRARELTDGRGVDHVIEVGGPATLAQSIAACRTGGHIALIGVLTGFAAEVSIPALFSNQIRISGISIGSKADQQDMIRAIEVNRLKPVIDSSFPLQDIAAAFRHYEAQRHFGKVCLEL, from the coding sequence ATGAAGCTGGTCAGGCTGAGAGCGCCGGGCGGGTTGGACAAGCTCGACCTGGTCGAGGAGGATCAGCCCCGGCCTGGGCCGGGCGAAATGCTGGTCAGGATTCGCGCCTGCGCGCTGAACATGCGCGACGATTTCGCCGTACAAGGCAAGGTGCCGCTCGCCGACGGCCGCGTGCCGCTGTCGGATGGCGCCGGCGAGGTGATCGCCATCGGCGACGGCGTCGACACGTTCAAGCCGGGCGACAGCGTCGTCAGTGTTTTCTACCCCTGGTGGCTGGCCGGCGACATGAGATCCGATACAAGCCGCGACATTCCCGGAGACAGTTTCGACGGCTTCGCCAGCGAGTATGTGTGCATGCCGGCGCACGCATTCACCAGGGCGCCGGCGGGCTATACGCATCTCGAGGCGGCAACGCTGACCTGCACGGGCGTCACCGCCTGGCGCGGGCTGGTGACATGCGGCAAGGTAAAGCCCGGCGACACGGTGCTGATCCTTGGCACCGGCAGCGTGTCATTGTTTGCGCTGCAATTTGCCAAGGCCGCCGGCGCAAGGGTCATCGCCACCTCGTCCGATGAAGGGAAGCTGGAGAAGCTCAGACGACTCGGGGCCGACAGCGTCATCAACTACAAGGCGGTGCCGCAGTGGGGCGGCAGGGCCAGGGAACTGACGGACGGACGCGGCGTCGATCATGTGATCGAGGTCGGCGGACCGGCGACGCTGGCGCAGTCGATAGCGGCCTGCCGGACAGGCGGGCATATCGCACTCATCGGCGTCCTGACCGGCTTTGCAGCAGAAGTTTCAATCCCGGCGCTGTTTTCAAACCAGATCCGCATCAGCGGAATTTCCATCGGCAGCAAAGCCGACCAGCAGGACATGATCCGTGCGATAGAGGTCAACCGCCTGAAGCCTGTCATCGACAGCAGCTTTCCACTGCAGGATATCGCCGCCGCCTTCAGGCACTACGAAGCGCAAAGGCATTTCGGCAAGGTCTGCCTCGAGCTTTAG
- a CDS encoding ATP-binding cassette domain-containing protein, with amino-acid sequence MSTDSLRTGTTPLQTGRFSSLLPGVKAPGEASGRIGLALVALGLIIAFSLLNKSFFSLDNFVVIGVNSTSILIAVLGTSALLIAGYVDLSIGSMVALIGIITAKVAVATQSAPLAICVGLGLGLLLGLLNGLLVRRLSISPLIVTLAMLALYGGLAFVVSSTAVYGFPEALLELGRGKIFGIQYTVIIAASVFVIGAFILTSTVTGLRLYAIGGDPRAAELCGIPVGRTVVGLYAANGLLIGLVSVLIAGRLGSITPTIGVRFELDVLTAAILGGVAFSGGSGRPLGIAIGVATIGILNAGLIFVGLQSWWQSISVGSMLLLALVADQAAIGFRGRRARAAATNFTVADNGAVASAGPAVTEGNGEAPQGPAFSIAGARKSYGALTALEEASFTVGKGEIVCLLGDNGAGKSTLVKIISGAIQPDAGAMTLEGQPISFRSPQDARGAGLETVYQDLALCPNLSVAHNMILGREETRRWLGVFPVRDDRKAAEQCRARLAALGVTLRDENVLVRSLSGGQRQSIAIARALADHVKLICLDEPTAALGVKQTAQVVKLIRSIAASGTGVILVTHDLSTVRALADRIVVLSLGRVAYDGSAKQLTADQLWGLMASGTLAPAAG; translated from the coding sequence ATGAGCACAGACAGCCTTCGAACGGGGACGACACCGCTGCAAACGGGCCGGTTTTCATCCTTGCTGCCGGGCGTCAAGGCGCCGGGCGAAGCGTCTGGCCGCATCGGGCTGGCGCTGGTCGCGCTGGGCTTGATCATCGCCTTCTCGCTGTTGAACAAATCGTTCTTCAGCCTCGACAATTTCGTCGTCATCGGCGTCAACTCGACCTCGATCCTGATCGCCGTGCTCGGCACCTCCGCGCTGCTGATCGCCGGCTATGTCGACCTCTCCATCGGCAGCATGGTCGCCTTGATCGGCATCATCACTGCCAAGGTTGCGGTGGCGACGCAGAGCGCGCCGCTGGCAATCTGCGTCGGCCTGGGTCTCGGCCTTTTGCTCGGTCTGCTCAACGGTCTGCTGGTGCGCAGGCTGAGCATCTCGCCGTTGATCGTCACGCTGGCGATGCTGGCGCTCTATGGCGGCCTTGCCTTCGTCGTCTCCAGCACCGCGGTCTATGGTTTTCCCGAGGCTCTGCTCGAATTGGGGCGGGGCAAGATCTTCGGCATCCAGTACACCGTGATCATCGCCGCATCTGTCTTTGTCATCGGAGCCTTTATCTTGACCAGCACGGTCACCGGCTTGAGGCTCTACGCCATAGGCGGCGACCCGCGCGCAGCCGAACTCTGCGGCATTCCGGTGGGGCGCACGGTGGTTGGCCTCTACGCCGCCAATGGCTTGCTGATCGGCCTGGTCTCGGTTCTGATCGCCGGTCGTCTCGGCAGCATCACGCCGACCATCGGCGTTCGCTTCGAGCTCGACGTGCTCACCGCCGCGATCCTTGGCGGCGTCGCTTTTTCCGGCGGCTCCGGCCGGCCGCTCGGCATCGCCATCGGCGTTGCCACCATCGGCATCCTCAATGCAGGACTGATCTTCGTCGGCCTGCAATCATGGTGGCAATCCATTTCGGTGGGAAGCATGCTGTTGCTGGCGTTGGTGGCCGACCAGGCTGCGATCGGTTTTCGCGGCCGGCGCGCTCGGGCCGCCGCGACCAACTTCACGGTGGCGGACAATGGTGCCGTCGCCTCGGCCGGCCCTGCCGTGACGGAGGGCAATGGAGAGGCCCCGCAAGGTCCGGCATTCTCGATTGCCGGCGCCCGCAAATCCTACGGCGCGCTGACGGCATTGGAAGAGGCGAGTTTCACGGTCGGCAAAGGCGAGATCGTCTGTCTGCTCGGCGACAATGGCGCCGGCAAGTCGACGCTGGTGAAGATTATTTCGGGCGCCATCCAGCCCGATGCCGGCGCGATGACCCTCGAGGGCCAGCCGATTTCCTTCAGGAGCCCGCAGGATGCACGCGGCGCCGGCCTGGAGACCGTCTATCAGGATTTGGCGCTCTGCCCGAACCTCAGCGTCGCCCACAATATGATCCTCGGGCGTGAGGAAACGCGGCGTTGGCTCGGTGTCTTCCCGGTTCGCGACGACCGAAAGGCCGCCGAGCAGTGTCGTGCCCGGCTTGCCGCGCTGGGCGTCACGCTTCGCGACGAAAACGTTCTGGTGCGCTCGCTGTCGGGCGGCCAGCGGCAGTCCATCGCCATTGCCCGCGCGCTTGCCGATCACGTCAAGCTGATCTGCCTCGACGAGCCTACCGCCGCGCTCGGCGTCAAGCAGACCGCGCAGGTCGTCAAGCTGATCCGTTCGATCGCCGCCAGCGGCACCGGCGTCATCCTGGTCACGCACGACCTGTCGACGGTCAGGGCGCTGGCCGACAGGATCGTCGTGCTCAGCCTCGGCAGGGTGGCTTACGACGGCTCGGCCAAACAGCTGACCGCCGATCAGCTCTGGGGCCTGATGGCAAGCGGGACGCTGGCGCCGGCCGCTGGGTAG
- a CDS encoding sugar ABC transporter substrate-binding protein, which yields MRSDRNMMLATLLGVAGVLAGGTILAGAQDGPAGLTKPAVFAPFDPKAPACSPPPGLNKVLAFAQDNEREFMQGVDRGLAAAAKDRGLGYRRALANNDAAKGVEQVQLFLASKIGGLVAAPVDPASMSRSLQELIWSGAYVGTIVPPPATSLLNAPQYETGKVLAEAAAAYIKDKLGGKANVVILSHDSMEFLAPRFAAMRDIFKAMPDVTIVADISPNPVNKEGGFATMSTILQAHPDVDVVLGADTVVLGALAALEAAGKARPDQFLGGIDGEPEAVAAIKKGGGPYKASISLASPVFAYAMGQHAADWLEGKSIPQAMDILPVALTSDYMAQYEADVADPAAVYKDPKRRDIYLRMYGNICYDTRDQYVNFPWSSEAK from the coding sequence ATGCGATCTGACAGGAACATGATGCTGGCGACGCTGCTCGGCGTTGCCGGTGTGCTCGCGGGCGGTACCATTCTGGCAGGCGCGCAGGACGGCCCGGCCGGGCTCACCAAGCCGGCGGTATTTGCGCCGTTCGATCCGAAGGCGCCGGCCTGCAGCCCACCGCCCGGCCTGAACAAGGTGCTGGCCTTCGCGCAGGATAACGAGCGTGAATTCATGCAGGGCGTCGACCGCGGCCTGGCCGCCGCCGCCAAGGATCGCGGGCTGGGATATCGCCGCGCGCTTGCCAACAATGACGCCGCCAAGGGGGTCGAGCAGGTGCAATTGTTTCTCGCCTCCAAGATCGGCGGTCTGGTGGCGGCGCCTGTGGACCCGGCCTCCATGAGCCGCAGCCTGCAGGAGCTTATCTGGTCGGGCGCCTATGTCGGCACCATCGTGCCGCCGCCAGCCACGTCGCTGCTCAATGCGCCGCAATACGAGACCGGCAAGGTGCTGGCCGAAGCGGCCGCAGCCTACATAAAGGACAAGCTCGGCGGCAAGGCCAATGTCGTCATCCTGTCCCATGACAGCATGGAATTCCTGGCGCCGCGCTTTGCCGCCATGCGCGACATCTTCAAGGCCATGCCTGATGTCACCATCGTCGCCGACATCTCACCCAATCCCGTCAACAAGGAAGGCGGCTTTGCCACGATGAGCACCATTCTCCAGGCCCATCCCGACGTCGATGTCGTGCTCGGCGCCGACACGGTCGTGCTCGGCGCGCTGGCTGCCCTGGAAGCGGCGGGCAAGGCGCGGCCGGACCAGTTCCTTGGCGGCATCGACGGCGAACCGGAGGCAGTCGCCGCGATCAAGAAAGGCGGCGGTCCCTACAAGGCAAGCATCAGCCTGGCGTCGCCGGTCTTCGCTTATGCCATGGGCCAGCACGCGGCCGACTGGCTGGAGGGCAAGAGCATCCCGCAGGCGATGGATATCCTGCCCGTGGCGCTGACCAGCGACTACATGGCCCAGTACGAGGCCGATGTCGCCGACCCGGCCGCGGTCTACAAGGACCCGAAGCGCCGCGATATCTATCTCAGGATGTACGGCAACATCTGCTACGATACGCGCGACCAGTATGTGAATTTCCCCTGGTCATCCGAGGCAAAGTAG
- a CDS encoding SGNH/GDSL hydrolase family protein, with amino-acid sequence MTQTRTIMCFGDSNTYGAIPTLARVGRRRFTPDRRWPGIMRRQLGSGWDVIEEGQGGRTTVHDDPIEGLHKNGLKSLPVCLETHMPLDLVILMLGTNDLKHRFSVTPNDVADSIEILARIVLRSEAGPAGVAPAVLIVAPPPMLEVDWFGQMFLGGASKSMHFAGLFRDAARRAGAAFFNAGDVVESSAVDGIHLDSDAHRVLGTELAKVVQSLIGKA; translated from the coding sequence GTGACGCAGACCCGGACAATCATGTGCTTTGGCGATTCCAATACCTATGGCGCCATTCCCACCCTGGCCCGCGTCGGACGGCGCCGCTTCACGCCCGACCGGCGCTGGCCGGGCATCATGCGCCGCCAGCTCGGCAGCGGATGGGATGTGATCGAAGAAGGGCAGGGCGGGCGCACCACCGTGCACGACGATCCGATCGAAGGTCTCCACAAGAACGGGCTCAAATCGCTCCCGGTGTGCCTGGAAACGCATATGCCGCTCGACCTCGTCATCCTTATGCTCGGCACCAACGATCTCAAGCATAGGTTCTCGGTAACGCCGAATGATGTCGCTGATTCTATTGAGATCTTGGCCAGAATTGTGCTGCGCAGCGAAGCTGGCCCCGCAGGCGTGGCGCCCGCGGTCCTGATTGTTGCGCCGCCGCCGATGCTGGAGGTCGACTGGTTCGGCCAGATGTTCCTGGGCGGCGCTTCAAAGTCGATGCACTTTGCCGGCTTGTTCCGTGATGCCGCCCGGCGCGCCGGCGCCGCGTTCTTCAACGCCGGCGATGTCGTCGAGTCGAGCGCGGTAGACGGCATTCACCTCGACAGCGACGCGCATCGCGTGCTCGGCACGGAATTGGCCAAAGTCGTCCAGTCGCTGATCGGCAAGGCGTGA
- a CDS encoding ROK family protein translates to MTGTSFFSLEKIAEGRSGGTTQAESRVYNERLIVSLIRRHGQLAKTDLTRLTGLAAQTITTIVNRAADNKLLLRLEPLRGRLGQPSVPYALNPKAAYAFGLKVDHRSADVALVNFVGDVMAFERTLFHYPTPVEVMKFAKGAIARMCRKHRSIEQDRIAGLGIASPFHQWNLSEEGAVPASRLDAWREIDIRAELDRAFDWPVFLYNDATVSAAAELMFGAGGSRADFLYAYVGHFIGGGLVLDHHLFPGRNKLAGALGDMPVPAPGRKGDRMTPLLRVASLHSLAGKLNDQDNGDEGAGRIWSSPDDWGDLGEPLTAWIDEVSDGLAYAARSAVALLDIDNVVIDGAIPNGVRKEIAKAMRRKLARILVDRPEPFSVIEGTFGHLGPVIGGASIPLLVKYSNDKELLFKE, encoded by the coding sequence GTGACCGGCACCAGCTTCTTCAGTCTCGAAAAGATCGCCGAGGGCCGCAGCGGCGGAACCACGCAGGCCGAGAGCCGCGTCTACAACGAACGCCTGATCGTCTCGCTGATCCGCCGGCACGGCCAGCTGGCCAAGACCGATTTGACGCGGCTGACCGGGCTGGCCGCGCAAACCATCACCACCATCGTCAACCGCGCCGCCGACAACAAGCTGCTGCTGCGCCTGGAGCCTTTGCGCGGACGGCTGGGGCAACCCTCGGTTCCCTATGCGTTGAACCCGAAAGCCGCGTACGCCTTCGGCCTCAAGGTCGACCATCGCAGCGCCGATGTCGCCCTGGTCAATTTCGTCGGCGACGTGATGGCGTTCGAACGCACGCTGTTCCACTATCCGACGCCCGTCGAGGTGATGAAATTCGCCAAGGGCGCCATCGCGCGCATGTGCCGCAAGCACAGATCGATAGAGCAAGACCGCATCGCGGGTCTTGGCATCGCCTCGCCATTCCATCAGTGGAACCTGAGCGAAGAGGGCGCGGTGCCGGCGAGCAGGCTGGATGCCTGGAGGGAAATCGACATTCGCGCCGAACTGGACCGGGCGTTCGACTGGCCGGTGTTCCTCTACAACGACGCCACGGTGTCGGCCGCGGCCGAACTGATGTTTGGCGCCGGCGGATCGCGCGCCGACTTTCTCTATGCCTATGTCGGGCACTTCATCGGCGGCGGCCTGGTGCTCGATCATCACTTGTTCCCCGGCCGCAACAAGCTGGCCGGGGCGCTGGGCGACATGCCGGTGCCCGCGCCGGGGCGCAAGGGCGACCGGATGACCCCGTTGCTGCGCGTCGCTTCGCTGCATTCGCTGGCCGGCAAGCTCAACGACCAGGACAATGGGGACGAGGGCGCCGGCCGCATCTGGTCGTCGCCCGACGACTGGGGCGACCTTGGAGAGCCGCTCACCGCGTGGATCGATGAGGTTTCGGACGGGCTTGCCTATGCCGCCCGCAGTGCCGTTGCCTTGCTCGACATCGACAATGTGGTGATCGACGGCGCCATACCGAATGGCGTGCGCAAGGAGATCGCCAAGGCCATGCGCAGAAAGCTGGCACGGATCCTTGTCGATCGCCCCGAGCCGTTCTCCGTCATCGAGGGGACGTTTGGCCATCTCGGCCCCGTTATCGGCGGCGCCAGCATTCCGTTGCTGGTGAAATATTCGAACGACAAGGAACTGCTCTTCAAGGAATAG
- a CDS encoding caspase family protein, giving the protein MLRLCGFIAAFILAGFTSFEACADRRVALVIGNSDYRDIPALKNPAKDAQDVSATFRLAGFEVFVAENLTKQQFEGQFRDYLAAADGADLAVVYYSGHGFQIGGENFLIPVDASLKKAADIEVQAIKLNDVLEQLRSKSKIQVIILDACRNNPFPRNNYWLRDQLVTAGNTGLAQVRSSLNTLIAFATEPGAVAYDGSGDLSPFSSAFSRRALAPNQEIRTVMSAVRRDVVQATNGMQVPWENSSLIDDVVLVRRNNRPSLPPVLEKVVLSGVGPVALGLPEPVDVDGGAISVSIERPPAMGRLVLDGKDVAVGEPIAGKDLPRLQMDVPKGAATQDEVDMLAYATHDNWGGGSQGILVFRVKSGEGAAGQQIMASLEAEQKQQVLDRGIHITGAAEAIENRKLDIPVGVGPVALNLDFPTDDPAVSLKVTGYPATGTLSLPDRTLSPQSSLLAGEVDHLRYEPQIGAGAPVEVGFEIRADSSSAKPATMKLSPTVDACDTAAGEPLDLQGVVPGLLPNEIGAGAVAACEAAVKTYPDVARFHYELGRALLAAGRVGEARSAIEDAAKKGHVRAVFELGYLNATGTGTTIDRTQANALYKAAADKGDPYGMTSWGRALFNGYGVNRDTAKGLDLLLKAAAMGHTYAMNDLAAIFTEGRNGVPADPARAVAFLQAGVQRQDMYSMNLLGRNYLAGQGIDKDPKTAQALFQQATDLGQPYAPGSLARMYRDGAGVRQDPAEAQRLFELATTRGDPSSAYDRAALEMAKGDKADQAVAVRFLAFAVALDLRKELPDAKKGLAQFGTKPKTAALDALRRELKSKIPASGSLDTQLVNAARGVWEEANPRRDLF; this is encoded by the coding sequence ATGCTCCGACTTTGCGGATTCATCGCGGCCTTCATCCTTGCCGGCTTCACAAGCTTCGAGGCCTGCGCCGATCGAAGGGTCGCGCTCGTCATCGGCAATTCCGATTATCGCGACATCCCGGCGCTGAAGAACCCGGCCAAGGATGCCCAGGACGTATCGGCCACGTTCCGGCTGGCCGGCTTCGAGGTTTTCGTCGCCGAGAACCTCACCAAGCAGCAGTTCGAAGGCCAGTTCCGGGACTATCTGGCCGCCGCCGACGGCGCCGATCTCGCCGTCGTCTACTATTCCGGGCACGGCTTTCAGATCGGCGGCGAGAATTTCCTGATACCCGTCGACGCCTCGTTGAAGAAGGCGGCCGACATCGAGGTCCAGGCCATCAAGCTCAACGACGTGCTGGAGCAGCTGCGCTCGAAGTCGAAGATCCAGGTGATCATCCTCGATGCCTGCCGCAACAACCCCTTCCCGCGCAACAATTACTGGCTGCGCGACCAGCTTGTCACCGCCGGCAATACCGGGCTGGCGCAGGTGCGAAGCTCGCTCAACACGCTGATTGCCTTCGCCACCGAACCAGGCGCGGTCGCCTATGACGGCAGCGGCGACCTCAGCCCGTTTTCATCGGCCTTTTCGCGGCGCGCGCTGGCGCCGAACCAGGAGATCCGCACGGTCATGTCGGCGGTGCGCCGCGATGTCGTGCAGGCCACCAACGGCATGCAGGTGCCCTGGGAAAATTCCTCGCTGATCGATGACGTGGTGCTGGTGCGCCGCAACAACCGGCCTTCGCTGCCGCCAGTGCTGGAGAAGGTAGTGCTCTCGGGGGTCGGTCCTGTCGCTCTCGGCCTGCCGGAGCCGGTCGATGTCGATGGCGGCGCTATCAGCGTCAGCATCGAACGTCCGCCGGCAATGGGCCGTCTGGTGCTGGACGGCAAAGACGTCGCGGTGGGCGAACCGATCGCCGGCAAGGACCTGCCGCGCCTGCAAATGGATGTCCCCAAAGGCGCCGCCACGCAGGACGAGGTGGATATGCTGGCCTATGCCACGCATGACAATTGGGGCGGCGGGAGCCAGGGCATACTCGTGTTCCGCGTCAAGAGCGGCGAAGGTGCGGCGGGTCAGCAGATCATGGCTTCGCTCGAGGCCGAGCAGAAGCAGCAGGTGCTGGATCGCGGCATCCACATCACCGGCGCTGCCGAAGCGATCGAGAACCGCAAGCTTGATATTCCCGTCGGCGTCGGCCCGGTCGCGCTCAATCTGGATTTCCCCACCGACGATCCGGCGGTCAGCCTGAAGGTCACGGGGTATCCGGCAACGGGAACGCTGTCATTGCCTGATCGAACCTTGTCGCCGCAATCCAGCCTTCTGGCCGGTGAAGTCGACCATCTCCGTTACGAGCCGCAGATCGGCGCCGGCGCGCCGGTCGAGGTCGGCTTCGAAATCCGGGCCGACAGCAGCTCGGCTAAGCCCGCGACAATGAAGCTGTCGCCGACGGTCGATGCCTGCGATACCGCCGCCGGCGAGCCTCTCGACCTGCAAGGGGTGGTGCCCGGCCTGCTGCCGAACGAGATCGGCGCCGGTGCGGTGGCAGCCTGCGAGGCGGCCGTGAAAACCTATCCAGACGTCGCCCGCTTCCACTACGAGCTCGGCCGCGCCCTGCTTGCGGCAGGCAGGGTCGGCGAGGCCAGGTCAGCCATCGAGGACGCCGCCAAGAAAGGCCATGTGCGCGCCGTCTTCGAACTCGGCTATCTCAACGCAACCGGAACCGGAACGACCATAGACCGCACCCAGGCCAACGCTCTCTACAAGGCTGCCGCCGACAAGGGTGATCCTTACGGTATGACCTCGTGGGGACGCGCGCTGTTCAATGGCTATGGCGTCAACCGCGATACGGCCAAGGGCCTCGACCTGCTGCTCAAGGCGGCGGCCATGGGGCACACCTATGCCATGAACGATCTTGCCGCCATCTTCACCGAGGGCCGCAATGGCGTGCCTGCCGATCCGGCCCGCGCCGTCGCCTTCCTGCAAGCGGGGGTGCAGCGCCAGGACATGTATTCGATGAACCTGCTCGGCCGCAATTACCTCGCCGGCCAGGGCATCGACAAGGATCCGAAGACGGCGCAGGCCCTGTTCCAGCAGGCCACCGATCTTGGCCAGCCCTACGCGCCCGGCAGCCTCGCCCGCATGTACAGGGATGGCGCCGGTGTGCGCCAGGACCCGGCGGAAGCGCAAAGGCTGTTCGAACTGGCGACCACGCGCGGCGATCCGTCGAGCGCCTATGATCGCGCGGCGCTTGAAATGGCGAAAGGCGACAAGGCCGATCAGGCTGTCGCGGTGCGCTTCCTGGCATTCGCCGTCGCGCTCGATCTGCGCAAGGAGCTGCCGGACGCCAAAAAGGGCCTGGCGCAGTTCGGCACCAAGCCGAAAACGGCAGCTTTGGACGCCCTGCGTCGAGAGCTCAAGTCGAAGATTCCCGCGTCCGGTTCGCTGGACACGCAACTGGTCAATGCGGCCCGGGGGGTCTGGGAAGAAGCCAATCCGCGTCGGGATTTGTTCTGA